In Arsenicicoccus dermatophilus, a genomic segment contains:
- a CDS encoding zinc-dependent alcohol dehydrogenase, protein MKALTWQGVEQVSVETVPDPAVQLPTDAVVRVTSTAICGSDLHLYRVLGPYLKAGDVLGHEFMGIVEEVGSEVGNLTVGDRVVVPFTISCGHCFMCRIGKQSQCETTQVRDQGKGAALFGYTSMYGAVPGGQAEYVRVPQAQYGPVVIPQEGADERYLYLSDILPTAWQAAKYADIEEGSTVAVYGLGPVGQLATRAAKELGAGRVVAVDLVPERLELARSFGVETVDLREVDDPAEAIRDLTDGRGADAVLETVGMEAHGSPVAEKAFDLVGKLPKPVARTVTETVGMDQLNALHSAIDAVRRGGTLSIVGVYGGAADPMPMMDMFDKNLTIRMGQANVRRWTDELLEVVQRDGDVLGTETLATHRVPLDRAPEMYDTFQKKADGCIKVVLKP, encoded by the coding sequence ATGAAGGCCTTGACCTGGCAGGGAGTCGAGCAGGTCTCCGTCGAGACCGTTCCCGACCCCGCCGTGCAGCTGCCCACCGACGCCGTCGTCCGTGTCACCTCGACCGCCATCTGCGGCTCCGACCTGCACCTCTACCGCGTCCTGGGGCCCTACCTCAAGGCCGGCGACGTCCTGGGTCACGAGTTCATGGGCATCGTCGAGGAGGTCGGGTCCGAGGTCGGCAACCTCACGGTCGGCGACCGCGTCGTCGTGCCCTTCACCATCTCCTGCGGCCACTGCTTCATGTGCCGCATCGGCAAGCAGTCCCAGTGCGAGACCACGCAGGTGCGCGACCAGGGCAAGGGTGCGGCCCTGTTCGGCTACACCAGCATGTACGGCGCCGTCCCCGGCGGGCAGGCGGAGTACGTCCGGGTGCCGCAGGCGCAGTACGGCCCGGTCGTCATCCCGCAGGAGGGCGCCGACGAGCGCTATCTCTACCTGTCCGACATCCTCCCCACCGCGTGGCAGGCGGCCAAGTACGCCGACATCGAGGAGGGCTCGACGGTCGCGGTCTACGGCCTCGGCCCGGTCGGCCAGCTCGCCACCCGCGCGGCCAAGGAGCTCGGTGCGGGTCGGGTCGTCGCGGTGGACCTGGTGCCCGAGCGGCTGGAGCTGGCCCGCTCCTTCGGCGTGGAGACCGTCGACCTGCGCGAGGTCGACGACCCCGCCGAGGCGATCCGGGACCTCACCGACGGCCGCGGCGCCGACGCGGTGCTCGAGACGGTCGGCATGGAGGCCCACGGGTCCCCGGTGGCCGAGAAGGCCTTCGACCTCGTGGGCAAGCTGCCCAAGCCGGTCGCCCGCACGGTGACCGAGACCGTGGGCATGGACCAGCTGAACGCGCTGCACAGCGCCATCGACGCCGTGCGCCGCGGCGGCACCCTGTCGATCGTCGGGGTGTATGGCGGTGCGGCCGACCCGATGCCGATGATGGACATGTTCGACAAGAACCTCACCATCCGCATGGGTCAGGCCAACGTGCGCCGGTGGACCGACGAGCTCCTCGAGGTCGTGCAGCGCGACGGCGACGTCCTCGGCACCGAGACCCTGGCCACGCACCGGGTGCCGCTCGACCGGGCGCCGGAGATGTACGACACCTTCCAGAAGAAGGCGGACGGCTGCATCAAGGTGGTCCTCAAGCCCTGA
- a CDS encoding 6-pyruvoyl tetrahydrobiopterin synthase, with translation MSRRPSSVVRSCAAALLVSLAGLAPGASAAGAPVSSTYDPMPLPGLGPDGTATMHGDGRSSDVTPHPGVGRGPVTATWHDLSAACPTILQGRDRMVVALCTQVLGRTPVVLLLDPASGARLASLPVAKGALLGGVYAYVDDQDRLVLVDGTHHLLRVAHERTAAGGWTLRTTSSVSVADFVTGGDPASTDAVVGLSPDRHGHVWLATREGRVGVLDPATGAVHGTRLAAGERIDNSISAARTGVAVVSSHATYLLDDESGEPAVRWRRAYDRGTARKPGQLSWGSGATPTFFGPGGDDYVTVTDNADGQEHLLVLRSSDGELVCSPAIFTPGASGTENSAMAHGRTVVVASTYGYPYPALPEGAGPSVPATAAFARGGIERFEVAEDGSGCTRTWSAPVASAAVPRWSLADDTIYTVERPPVLGGTGPSLHAVALDAATGRVVSRTYVGGPLRDTLEMVGTITPDGVWWQGGVTGVHRITAKR, from the coding sequence GTGTCCCGTCGTCCGTCGTCCGTCGTGCGCTCCTGCGCCGCGGCGCTGCTCGTCTCCCTGGCCGGGCTCGCACCCGGCGCGTCCGCCGCCGGCGCGCCGGTCTCCTCGACCTACGACCCGATGCCGCTGCCCGGCCTCGGCCCGGACGGCACGGCCACCATGCACGGCGACGGTCGGTCGAGCGACGTCACCCCGCACCCCGGCGTGGGGCGCGGCCCGGTGACGGCCACCTGGCACGACCTGTCGGCGGCGTGCCCGACGATCCTGCAGGGCCGCGACCGGATGGTGGTGGCGTTGTGCACCCAGGTCCTGGGGCGGACGCCGGTGGTGCTGCTGCTCGACCCGGCGAGCGGCGCCCGGCTGGCCTCGCTCCCGGTCGCCAAGGGCGCCCTGCTGGGCGGGGTCTACGCGTATGTCGACGACCAGGACCGGCTCGTCCTCGTCGACGGCACCCATCACCTGCTGCGGGTGGCGCACGAGCGGACGGCCGCCGGCGGGTGGACGCTGCGGACCACGTCGTCGGTGTCCGTCGCGGACTTCGTGACCGGTGGCGACCCTGCCTCCACCGACGCGGTCGTCGGCCTGAGCCCGGACCGGCACGGGCACGTGTGGCTCGCCACCCGCGAGGGGCGCGTCGGCGTCCTGGACCCGGCCACCGGCGCGGTGCACGGCACCCGGCTGGCTGCCGGCGAACGGATCGACAACTCGATCTCGGCGGCCCGGACCGGGGTGGCGGTGGTGTCCTCGCACGCGACCTACCTGCTCGACGACGAGTCCGGGGAGCCCGCGGTGCGGTGGCGGCGTGCCTACGACCGCGGGACCGCCCGCAAGCCCGGGCAGCTGAGCTGGGGCAGCGGGGCGACGCCGACCTTCTTCGGGCCCGGCGGCGACGACTACGTCACCGTGACCGACAACGCCGACGGCCAGGAGCACCTGCTCGTCCTGCGCTCCTCCGACGGCGAGCTCGTCTGCAGCCCGGCGATCTTCACGCCAGGCGCGTCCGGCACCGAGAACTCCGCGATGGCCCACGGCCGCACCGTCGTGGTGGCGAGCACCTATGGCTATCCCTATCCCGCGCTGCCCGAGGGTGCCGGGCCGAGCGTGCCCGCGACCGCGGCCTTCGCGCGGGGCGGGATCGAGCGCTTCGAGGTCGCCGAGGACGGCTCCGGGTGCACCCGCACCTGGTCCGCGCCCGTCGCCTCGGCCGCGGTGCCGCGCTGGTCCCTCGCCGACGACACGATCTACACGGTGGAGCGGCCGCCCGTGCTGGGCGGGACCGGACCGTCGCTGCACGCCGTGGCCCTGGACGCCGCCACCGGCCGCGTCGTCTCCCGGACGTACGTCGGCGGCCCGCTGCGCGACACGCTGGAGATGGTGGGCACGATCACGCCCGACGGGGTGTGGTGGCAGGGCGGCGTCACCGGCGTGCACCGGATCACCGCGAAGCGCTGA
- the ilvA gene encoding threonine ammonia-lyase IlvA, producing MTLADTLAESQVTEAATLLAGVVERTPLQPNARLGERIQGEVWLKREDLQPVRSYKLRGAYSLVARLDPSERAAGVVCASAGNHGQGVAFACRELGIRARIFVPTTTPRQKRDRMRALGGDLVELVVTGDTYDEAAGRAAVEATVTGATVVPAFDHPRTIAGQGTVAAEVVDQLGRAPDVLLVPVGGAGMLAGCLTWLAEHHPATRVVAVEPAGAACLAAALAAGEPVTLPAIDTFVDGAAVRRVGDTTLAVVQAAIAKGMTVDLAQVPEGKVCTEMLDLYQVDGVIAEPAGALATAALGGGDRESLVTVEPGRTVVAVVSGGNNDVPRYSETVERSLVYEGRKHYFLVSFPQEPGALRRFLDEVLGPDDDITLFEYVKRSNREIGPALVGLELGRAADLPGLLARLESSPIGVERVDPASPFYRFLV from the coding sequence ATGACCCTCGCCGACACCCTCGCCGAGTCCCAGGTGACCGAGGCCGCGACCCTGCTCGCCGGCGTCGTCGAGCGCACCCCGCTCCAGCCCAACGCCCGCCTGGGTGAGCGGATCCAGGGCGAGGTGTGGCTCAAGCGCGAGGACCTGCAGCCCGTGCGGTCCTACAAGCTGCGGGGGGCCTACTCGCTCGTCGCCCGGCTCGACCCCTCCGAGCGGGCCGCCGGCGTCGTCTGCGCGAGCGCCGGCAACCACGGCCAGGGGGTGGCCTTCGCCTGCCGCGAGCTCGGGATCAGGGCACGGATCTTCGTGCCCACGACCACTCCTCGGCAGAAGCGGGACCGGATGCGCGCGCTGGGCGGCGACCTCGTCGAGCTCGTGGTCACCGGGGACACCTACGACGAGGCGGCCGGGCGGGCCGCGGTCGAGGCGACGGTCACCGGCGCCACCGTCGTCCCGGCCTTCGACCACCCCCGGACCATCGCCGGGCAGGGCACCGTGGCCGCCGAGGTCGTCGATCAGCTCGGCCGGGCCCCCGACGTGCTGCTCGTGCCGGTCGGCGGAGCAGGGATGCTCGCGGGCTGTCTCACGTGGCTCGCCGAGCACCATCCGGCCACTCGCGTGGTGGCGGTCGAGCCGGCCGGGGCGGCCTGCCTCGCCGCGGCGCTGGCGGCCGGCGAGCCCGTGACGCTGCCGGCCATCGACACCTTCGTGGACGGGGCCGCGGTGCGGCGGGTGGGCGACACGACCCTGGCGGTCGTCCAGGCGGCGATCGCCAAGGGTATGACGGTCGACCTCGCCCAGGTGCCCGAGGGCAAGGTGTGCACCGAGATGCTCGACCTCTACCAGGTCGACGGGGTCATCGCCGAGCCCGCGGGCGCCCTCGCGACGGCCGCGCTCGGGGGCGGCGACCGGGAGTCCCTGGTGACCGTCGAGCCGGGCCGGACCGTGGTCGCCGTCGTCAGCGGCGGCAACAACGACGTGCCCCGCTACTCCGAGACCGTCGAACGGTCGCTCGTCTACGAGGGCCGCAAGCACTACTTCCTGGTGAGCTTCCCGCAGGAGCCGGGAGCGCTGCGACGCTTCCTCGACGAGGTGCTCGGGCCCGACGACGACATCACCTTGTTCGAGTACGTCAAGCGCTCGAACCGCGAGATCGGGCCCGCCCTGGTCGGCCTCGAGCTGGGTCGCGCGGCAGACCTGCCGGGGCTGCTCGCCCGCCTGGAGTCGTCGCCGATCGGGGTGGAGCGGGTCGACCCGGCCTCGCCGTTCTACCGCTTCCTCGTCTAG
- a CDS encoding SigE family RNA polymerase sigma factor, producing MRPVPPEFEEFVRHRRAGLVATATLLLGDQGRAEDAVQETLVRVAERWEQATRDGTPGGYAHTALVRRCIDTRRWWQRRPEWSVEHLPEIPCPTGDVDRSLLLRAALLRLTPHQRAVVVLRYLDDLTEVRTAEVLGCSPSTVKSQTRVALQRLRELAPELSDLVPTGGPS from the coding sequence ATGAGACCGGTGCCGCCGGAGTTCGAGGAGTTCGTGCGCCATCGGCGCGCGGGTCTGGTTGCGACCGCCACGCTGCTGCTCGGGGACCAGGGACGGGCGGAGGACGCCGTCCAGGAGACCCTGGTCCGGGTCGCCGAGCGCTGGGAGCAGGCGACCCGCGACGGCACGCCGGGGGGCTATGCGCACACCGCGCTGGTGCGCCGGTGCATCGACACCCGTCGGTGGTGGCAGCGCCGGCCCGAGTGGTCGGTCGAGCACCTGCCTGAGATTCCCTGTCCGACAGGCGATGTCGATCGATCGCTGCTGCTGCGGGCCGCGCTGCTGCGCCTGACGCCGCACCAGCGTGCCGTCGTCGTGCTGCGCTACCTCGACGACCTCACCGAGGTCCGCACCGCCGAGGTGCTCGGCTGCTCCCCCTCCACCGTCAAGTCCCAGACCCGCGTCGCCCTGCAGCGGCTGCGCGAGCTGGCCCCCGAGCTGTCCGACCTCGTCCCCACGGGAGGCCCGTCATGA